From the genome of Psychrilyobacter atlanticus DSM 19335, one region includes:
- a CDS encoding DUF523 domain-containing protein → MSYIFDQKIKIGISACMYGAKVRYNSKGYEMLGYLKREKSNYIWTPVCPEVMSGMGVPRLPIRLTSGNGHDFWKGDAKIKNKKGRDLSLMMKKGAEACFETLERAHVDAYIFMEGSPSCGVYRTTLKNQRLGHPPGVFGALLLERGIFLIPAQDLQSPVKWWDWRRRLSAFVWLKHREINNLKELYDTWHTLKFLSQEIDEKFARELGKRIAGFKIDPPLNVLEEIRWQILNTLRKPSDVKKVKQWLWKNYTHLKKHEGIQLESVCPPEIYRNMTNIVEEMITVEREVKGKDILFGTSPIIYSPRY, encoded by the coding sequence TTGTCATATATATTTGATCAAAAAATAAAAATTGGAATTTCAGCCTGTATGTATGGTGCAAAAGTCAGGTACAATTCAAAAGGGTATGAGATGTTAGGATACCTTAAAAGAGAAAAATCAAATTATATTTGGACCCCTGTCTGTCCCGAGGTTATGAGTGGAATGGGAGTTCCAAGACTTCCTATCAGACTTACAAGTGGAAATGGTCATGATTTTTGGAAGGGAGATGCGAAAATAAAAAATAAAAAGGGAAGAGATCTTTCATTGATGATGAAAAAAGGAGCTGAGGCTTGTTTTGAAACCTTGGAAAGAGCTCATGTAGACGCCTATATTTTTATGGAAGGAAGTCCAAGCTGTGGAGTTTATAGAACGACATTAAAAAATCAAAGGCTGGGACATCCCCCTGGAGTATTTGGGGCATTGTTATTGGAAAGGGGAATTTTTTTAATCCCAGCACAAGATCTACAGAGTCCTGTTAAATGGTGGGATTGGAGGAGAAGACTCAGTGCTTTTGTGTGGCTAAAACATAGAGAGATAAATAATTTAAAGGAACTTTATGATACATGGCACACTTTAAAATTCTTGTCACAGGAGATCGATGAAAAATTTGCAAGGGAGTTAGGGAAAAGAATAGCTGGATTTAAGATAGATCCGCCTCTAAATGTTTTAGAAGAAATAAGGTGGCAGATCTTAAATACTCTGAGAAAACCTTCCGATGTAAAAAAAGTTAAACAATGGTTGTGGAAAAACTATACTCATTTAAAAAAACATGAAGGAATTCAATTGGAGTCAGTCTGCCCTCCTGAAATTTATAGAAATATGACTAATATTGTAGAAGAGATGATAACTGTTGAAAGAGAAGTTAAAGGTAAGGATATTTTATTTGGGACTTCTCCAATTATTTATTCTCCTAGATATTAA